A region of Mycoplasmopsis bovirhinis DNA encodes the following proteins:
- the mip gene encoding Ig-specific serine endopeptidase MIP codes for MKKRILLNLSISGLLVPFIAVSCTSQQKPISNDPVEAYKQTHADVLNKTETTVKVTDEQKVTSALTAYEGLAADVKTSLTSQKTLLDLLNKKISQLKQQNSEGQNNQDPKLPPLSAAEISALISTDDLSSLGTLYFIIEQEASNGLRIPQRVSDFSRISMSQALNSNSGFEAKDPRIGARLLNVRLSEDKSHLVAYVQFGNDQTKQFKLTGFASENGYGGQRLETDDEKSARLNRETNYAVNKSNSEKYDYDLENIKRSLESNALARTFSTTEEAKAAYNKIAKELNMPDYDTASKFGFIIPKYDANGQVVGLDVPTRGPRSVVHWYDHYKTSAPSPQRNTGLARKLINDNYAEAALQSYLLTFRAPIFTNDESVQIALENALGEVEFDIYGMVNLLDDQNAKNEIKARLDADKANNSDGKNTPAVVNAVFNDIINRLQITAGSQSAIEEMWEKKYTPFIKEHWKKLYDAAEKKGIFSQDILNRLKNDINERTVRDYETFVNYKQRSKAKVGNAGTAWILDYEKKEGEEYPTKWYFATNYHVINGWNENTVDTIRMDILKRTNEKHIFNAIKVLSIEEKFNKINVNKSAFKRIFDARDVLTTSPYEISKDQSVKDKEEFIDFAVFEIDFSKFTTNDLDGKTPQEFAKYFTNNYANLEEKLKLKIPTYDYVNNFDKINQPLLAKPGSPEATKQYDNLYVVSYPKARQQGFEDFYLNEHTDADQKAVLASTHTMWTNASSTWYDVTQYNKNDEKTLKQLQKGGTLSHMLNLRQFKDKPGVYDNFLVAPRSSGDKFLESSDDKKEYVNSGIGMLLKNFEVGGGASGSAIRNQNNEIMGILTTVFQHSTTSAGVALRSNGYDYKGLFGTYNLPQYDLIHGGGKDQKVGNSYREKLKTMYGENFKTNLMPNSVKDVPETYKFKQGS; via the coding sequence ATGAAAAAAAGAATTTTATTAAACTTATCTATTAGTGGACTTTTAGTTCCTTTTATAGCAGTAAGTTGTACCTCACAACAAAAACCAATTTCTAATGATCCAGTTGAAGCTTACAAACAAACTCATGCTGATGTTTTAAATAAAACTGAAACTACTGTAAAAGTTACTGATGAACAAAAAGTTACATCAGCTTTAACTGCTTATGAAGGTTTAGCTGCAGATGTTAAAACTTCTTTAACAAGCCAAAAAACTTTACTTGATTTACTTAACAAAAAAATTAGTCAATTAAAACAACAAAACTCAGAAGGTCAAAACAATCAGGATCCTAAACTTCCTCCGTTAAGTGCTGCTGAAATTTCAGCGCTTATTAGTACAGATGATTTATCAAGTTTAGGTACTTTATACTTTATAATAGAGCAAGAAGCTTCTAATGGCCTTAGAATACCACAAAGAGTAAGTGATTTTTCACGAATTTCAATGTCACAGGCATTAAATTCTAATTCAGGGTTTGAGGCAAAAGATCCAAGAATTGGAGCTAGGTTATTAAATGTTAGATTATCTGAAGATAAATCTCACTTAGTTGCATACGTGCAATTTGGTAATGATCAAACTAAGCAGTTTAAATTAACTGGGTTTGCTAGTGAAAATGGTTATGGTGGACAAAGATTAGAAACTGATGATGAGAAAAGTGCTCGTTTAAATCGTGAAACTAATTACGCAGTTAATAAATCAAACTCTGAAAAATATGATTATGATTTAGAAAATATTAAACGATCATTAGAAAGCAATGCTTTAGCAAGAACTTTTTCAACAACTGAAGAAGCAAAAGCTGCTTATAATAAAATAGCTAAAGAATTAAATATGCCTGATTATGATACTGCTTCTAAATTTGGTTTTATAATTCCAAAATATGATGCTAATGGACAAGTAGTAGGTTTAGATGTGCCTACTAGGGGTCCAAGAAGCGTAGTCCACTGATATGACCATTATAAAACTTCTGCACCAAGTCCGCAAAGAAATACTGGACTTGCTCGCAAATTAATTAATGATAATTATGCCGAAGCTGCATTACAATCATATTTATTAACTTTTCGAGCTCCTATTTTTACCAATGATGAATCAGTACAAATTGCACTTGAGAATGCATTAGGAGAGGTAGAGTTTGACATTTATGGTATGGTTAATTTATTAGATGACCAAAATGCTAAAAATGAAATTAAAGCTCGTTTAGATGCTGATAAGGCAAATAATAGCGATGGTAAAAATACACCAGCAGTTGTTAATGCAGTTTTTAATGATATTATTAATAGATTACAAATTACAGCAGGTAGCCAATCAGCAATAGAAGAAATGTGAGAGAAAAAATATACTCCATTTATTAAAGAACATTGAAAAAAACTTTATGATGCTGCAGAAAAAAAAGGCATATTCTCTCAAGATATTTTAAATCGTCTTAAAAACGACATTAACGAAAGAACGGTTAGAGACTATGAGACCTTTGTTAACTATAAGCAAAGATCAAAAGCTAAAGTTGGTAATGCTGGTACAGCTTGAATTTTAGACTATGAAAAGAAGGAAGGTGAAGAATACCCAACTAAATGATATTTTGCAACTAATTACCACGTTATTAATGGTTGAAACGAAAATACAGTTGATACTATTAGAATGGATATTTTAAAGCGCACAAACGAAAAACATATTTTTAATGCAATTAAAGTGTTATCTATTGAAGAAAAATTCAACAAAATTAACGTTAATAAATCAGCCTTTAAACGTATCTTTGATGCCCGTGATGTTTTAACCACTAGCCCATATGAAATTTCTAAAGACCAAAGCGTTAAAGACAAAGAAGAATTTATTGACTTTGCAGTCTTTGAAATTGATTTTAGTAAGTTTACTACAAATGATTTAGATGGTAAAACCCCACAAGAGTTTGCTAAATACTTTACTAATAATTATGCTAACTTAGAAGAGAAATTAAAACTAAAAATACCAACATATGATTATGTAAATAATTTTGATAAAATCAACCAACCTTTATTAGCTAAACCTGGATCACCAGAAGCAACAAAACAATATGATAATTTATATGTTGTTTCATATCCTAAAGCTCGTCAACAAGGTTTTGAAGACTTTTATTTAAATGAACATACTGATGCAGACCAAAAAGCTGTTTTAGCATCTACTCATACTATGTGAACTAATGCTTCATCAACTTGATATGATGTAACCCAATATAATAAAAATGATGAAAAAACTTTAAAACAACTTCAAAAAGGTGGCACACTTTCACATATGCTTAACCTAAGACAATTTAAAGATAAACCAGGAGTATATGATAATTTCCTTGTTGCGCCTAGATCATCAGGTGATAAATTTTTAGAATCAAGTGATGATAAAAAAGAATACGTTAACAGTGGTATTGGAATGTTACTTAAAAACTTTGAAGTTGGTGGTGGTGCCAGTGGTTCTGCAATTAGAAACCAAAATAATGAAATTATGGGTATTTTAACTACTGTTTTCCAACATTCAACTACTTCAGCTGGAGTAGCACTTCGTTCAAATGGTTATGATTATAAAGGTTTATTTGGTACATATAATTTACCTCAATATGATTTAATTCACGGTGGAGGAAAAGACCAAAAAGTTGGCAATTCATACCGTGAGAAATTAAAGACTATGTATGGAGAAAACTTTAAGACAAATTTAATGCCTAATTCAGTAAAAGATGTTCCTGAAACTTATAAATTTAAACAAGGTTCTTAA
- a CDS encoding putative immunoglobulin-blocking virulence protein, which produces MLKRKQKLYLIIGSSGIVASGVTTTLISQTQSQSEPFKFKIDTDAKPNFQAEQVDQSKSQISASDYNLPKVQNPPVVEPPIVKDPETTVFNPIIQNPDKEKKEEDKELPPATSDPIKDQETKITNEPAPTPVPNPEPEKKAIKIKIENIQFEADVATIPKRQYEQSDVEKGITNRIPYYAEITHDVLNVKNALTEENIGKTITAAQNKATKIAAGISPFVASLSDDRDIEAKQAQIKNDGTVSEHFGNIWFRYHRLLTSKENVKKYLLDSVTDEQLDKWWNMKETLTWPRSIGTETRELGKMLILMHIDPKKITKISQTEKDSLEKGFIIPEYGGDISVNEAGEWTSSTHEPVVNTVTAEYKRNNQVYRVMGNNDSYWRNSEDILKGKYANWNDRDVTAQYRSEGLDIPNSGIKITEYTRLAKVENALVDREKTVVVTIDVVQPGAYQKAEKLIKDLQAKGKDITGYRLMNIGKSGADQNMDKIFAALPNKLPLLELFFESKNTTALKYLKNKEIDELSLLSNNRLNVNSDDWSINPWALNKVAWVNMADYNTTFSTDPNQPPFYARITFDNLAFDAEDYTIPGDFTIINNGLRMAYWTRNNERIFQGAWGPGLKPDRSSDGNSYPMGVDFSRIPAIKTLRGLEFNDVSGKQSSKRMLNKIKLFNDSNIWTVTTTDMNEAQFDDIIVKNNQYPKSKITFSNGRSTQSIRINATQSVQNLNSNGLRHLAALIEYSDGTFNRNTQILVTDGAVALYNTLKNAGYNVRYASTEDEYEIV; this is translated from the coding sequence ATGCTCAAACGTAAACAAAAACTATACTTAATTATTGGATCTAGTGGAATTGTGGCAAGCGGAGTTACAACAACTCTTATTTCACAAACACAATCGCAAAGTGAACCATTTAAATTTAAAATTGATACTGATGCTAAGCCTAATTTTCAAGCTGAGCAAGTAGATCAATCTAAATCACAAATTAGTGCAAGCGACTATAACTTGCCTAAAGTTCAAAACCCGCCAGTTGTTGAACCACCTATTGTAAAAGATCCAGAAACAACAGTCTTTAATCCAATTATCCAAAATCCAGATAAAGAAAAAAAGGAAGAAGATAAAGAATTACCACCTGCAACTAGTGATCCAATCAAAGATCAAGAAACTAAAATTACAAATGAACCGGCTCCAACACCAGTTCCTAATCCTGAGCCTGAAAAAAAGGCTATTAAAATCAAAATTGAGAATATTCAATTTGAAGCTGATGTTGCAACAATTCCAAAACGTCAATATGAACAATCTGATGTAGAAAAAGGAATTACAAACCGTATTCCATATTATGCTGAAATTACTCATGATGTTTTAAATGTGAAAAATGCTTTAACTGAAGAAAACATTGGTAAAACTATTACTGCAGCTCAAAATAAAGCAACTAAGATTGCTGCGGGTATTTCACCATTTGTAGCTTCTCTTAGCGATGATAGAGATATTGAAGCTAAACAAGCGCAAATAAAAAATGATGGAACTGTTTCAGAGCATTTTGGTAATATATGATTTAGATACCACAGGCTTCTTACTTCTAAAGAGAATGTTAAAAAGTACCTGCTTGATTCTGTAACTGATGAACAATTAGATAAATGATGAAATATGAAAGAAACTTTAACATGACCTAGAAGTATTGGAACTGAAACTAGAGAGCTAGGTAAAATGTTAATTCTAATGCATATTGATCCGAAAAAAATTACTAAGATTTCGCAAACTGAAAAAGATAGTTTAGAAAAAGGTTTTATTATTCCAGAATATGGTGGTGATATTAGTGTTAATGAAGCAGGTGAATGAACTTCATCAACTCATGAACCTGTCGTTAACACAGTAACTGCTGAATATAAACGTAACAACCAAGTTTACCGTGTAATGGGTAATAACGATTCATATTGAAGAAACTCAGAAGATATCTTAAAAGGTAAATATGCTAACTGAAATGATAGAGATGTTACTGCACAGTACAGAAGTGAAGGATTAGATATTCCTAATAGTGGAATTAAGATTACTGAATATACTAGACTTGCTAAAGTAGAAAACGCACTAGTAGATCGTGAAAAAACAGTTGTAGTTACAATTGATGTTGTGCAACCTGGTGCATACCAAAAAGCTGAAAAACTAATTAAAGACTTGCAAGCTAAAGGAAAAGATATTACTGGATATCGTTTAATGAATATTGGTAAATCTGGTGCTGATCAAAATATGGATAAAATATTCGCCGCTTTACCAAATAAATTACCGTTACTTGAATTATTCTTTGAGTCTAAAAATACTACAGCGCTTAAATATCTTAAAAACAAAGAAATTGATGAACTATCATTGCTTTCAAATAACAGGTTAAATGTTAATTCGGATGATTGATCAATTAACCCATGAGCTTTAAATAAAGTTGCTTGAGTTAATATGGCCGATTACAATACAACGTTTTCAACAGACCCAAATCAACCTCCATTTTATGCTCGTATTACCTTTGATAACTTAGCATTTGATGCTGAAGATTATACTATTCCTGGAGATTTTACCATTATTAACAATGGTCTTAGAATGGCTTATTGAACAAGAAATAATGAAAGAATTTTCCAAGGGGCTTGAGGTCCAGGACTAAAACCAGATCGTAGTAGTGATGGCAATTCATACCCAATGGGTGTTGATTTCTCAAGGATTCCAGCAATTAAAACATTAAGAGGTTTAGAATTTAATGATGTTAGTGGTAAACAATCATCCAAAAGAATGTTAAATAAAATTAAATTATTTAATGATAGTAATATTTGAACAGTAACAACTACTGACATGAACGAAGCTCAATTTGATGATATTATTGTCAAAAATAATCAATATCCAAAATCAAAAATTACCTTTAGCAACGGAAGAAGCACCCAAAGCATCCGCATTAATGCAACCCAAAGTGTGCAAAACTTAAATTCTAATGGACTAAGACATTTAGCTGCTTTAATTGAATATTCAGATGGAACTTTTAATAGAAATACCCAAATTTTAGTTACTGATGGTGCAGTTGCACTATACAATACACTTAAAAATGCTGGATATAACGTAAGATACGCTAGCACAGAAGACGAATACGAAATCGTCTAA
- a CDS encoding NAD(P)/FAD-dependent oxidoreductase — MEKQTIYDLVIIGAGPAGLNAALYASRANLKVIFVEKGAPGGKLSQTNKVENWIGTEIIDGWQLATNFLDHATSFGAVYKYGEVVNIINNGDFDKEVRLADGSSVYGKTILISTGMKNREPSFINGYQDFLHRGISFCAICDGPLFKDAPTLVLGGGNSAVEEGTYLTKIASHVYFVIREKEFTAEKKLVEDLHKASNITIFRESQITSLTGTNSLEKAVIKSLVDGREQTIEIASFFPYIGMEATTEFAKNLDILDERGFILTDENMQTKVKGIFAAGDIRQKEIRQIVTAASDGAIAAKKISDLLNSL, encoded by the coding sequence ATGGAAAAACAAACTATTTATGATTTAGTAATCATTGGCGCAGGACCTGCAGGTCTTAATGCCGCTTTATATGCTTCAAGAGCAAATTTAAAAGTTATTTTTGTTGAAAAAGGCGCTCCTGGTGGAAAACTTTCACAAACTAACAAAGTGGAAAATTGAATTGGAACAGAAATTATTGATGGTTGACAATTAGCTACAAACTTTTTAGATCATGCAACTAGTTTTGGTGCTGTTTATAAATATGGTGAAGTCGTTAATATCATCAACAATGGTGATTTTGACAAAGAAGTTAGATTAGCTGATGGTTCATCAGTCTATGGTAAAACAATTTTAATTTCAACTGGAATGAAAAATAGAGAACCAAGCTTTATTAATGGTTACCAAGATTTCTTACACAGAGGAATTAGTTTTTGCGCAATTTGCGATGGCCCATTATTTAAAGATGCTCCAACCCTTGTTTTAGGAGGTGGTAATTCAGCAGTTGAAGAAGGAACATACCTTACAAAAATTGCATCCCACGTATATTTTGTAATTCGTGAAAAAGAATTTACAGCCGAAAAAAAACTTGTTGAAGATTTACACAAAGCTTCAAATATTACCATTTTTAGAGAGTCACAAATTACATCACTAACAGGAACCAATTCACTAGAAAAAGCTGTAATTAAAAGTTTGGTTGATGGCAGAGAACAAACTATTGAAATTGCTTCATTTTTCCCTTATATTGGAATGGAAGCAACAACCGAATTTGCTAAGAATTTAGATATTTTAGATGAAAGAGGTTTTATCTTAACAGACGAAAATATGCAAACTAAAGTTAAAGGAATCTTTGCAGCTGGTGACATTCGCCAAAAAGAAATTCGTCAAATTGTTACAGCGGCAAGTGATGGAGCTATTGCAGCTAAGAAAATTTCTGACTTATTAAATTCACTTTAA
- the lgt gene encoding prolipoprotein diacylglyceryl transferase, whose amino-acid sequence MNNLNGPSYVPDVAFREGTPSILISVGSFQFYTYSLMIMLGYLTAIFTIFYFWRREKMQMEVLYGLILITIPMGIIGSRLGFVFEELIYSPEPFKGSAWYAIWDGGLSIQGGVFFTIIADMTYAYTKRHVVDIRKATSIIIPTILVGQFVGRFGNYGNHEVYGKIDWTGTSSLIFGKSFADNMYISDSYSDSLGLAGAYRYPLFLYEGLANLVGYLIIVWIFNLLWTFKPGATAGLYLLWYGVVRLALEPLRQESYLFYSIIALLFALSGAFIFVYFAFWSRVKYTKTVKYKIFNHYEYQNSEYYYAYVKISSFSNIFKKTLTYIVFK is encoded by the coding sequence ATGAATAATTTAAATGGTCCAAGTTATGTTCCAGATGTCGCCTTTAGAGAAGGAACACCAAGTATTTTAATATCAGTTGGATCTTTTCAATTTTATACATATTCATTAATGATTATGCTAGGTTATTTAACTGCCATCTTTACGATTTTTTACTTCTGAAGAAGAGAAAAAATGCAAATGGAAGTTTTATATGGCTTAATCTTAATTACAATTCCGATGGGAATTATTGGTTCTCGTTTAGGGTTTGTTTTTGAGGAACTAATTTATAGCCCCGAACCTTTTAAAGGTTCGGCCTGGTATGCCATATGAGACGGAGGGTTAAGTATCCAAGGAGGAGTTTTCTTTACAATTATTGCCGATATGACTTATGCTTATACTAAGCGGCATGTTGTTGATATTCGTAAGGCAACTTCAATTATTATTCCAACAATTTTAGTTGGACAATTTGTTGGAAGGTTTGGAAACTACGGTAACCACGAAGTTTATGGAAAGATTGATTGAACTGGAACTAGCTCACTAATTTTTGGCAAGAGTTTTGCTGATAATATGTATATTTCAGATAGCTACAGTGACTCATTAGGGTTGGCTGGGGCATATAGATATCCTTTATTTTTATATGAAGGTTTAGCTAACTTAGTAGGATATTTAATTATTGTTTGAATTTTCAATTTACTTTGAACATTTAAACCTGGTGCGACAGCTGGACTTTATTTATTATGATATGGAGTAGTGCGTCTTGCTTTAGAACCACTAAGACAAGAATCATATTTATTTTACTCAATTATAGCTTTATTATTCGCACTATCAGGGGCATTTATCTTTGTATATTTTGCCTTCTGATCACGTGTAAAGTACACAAAAACAGTTAAATATAAAATATTTAACCATTATGAATATCAAAATTCAGAATATTACTATGCATATGTTAAAATTAGTTCATTTAGTAATATTTTTAAGAAAACATTAACTTATATAGTATTTAAGTAG
- the hprK gene encoding HPr(Ser) kinase/phosphatase, producing the protein MNKKKKVSVAELIKFFGWNLLNSSDSQVNYNYIYQPAIKRVGLELAEFLAYDRIKNNVISWGTSESLWFQKIGKSAAIRAIEHVFKLQPPLVILSRGVAKPALNWIIACADKYGVPLCQAKMSSSLLTTNVGSYLNNHFLDETQVHACLVLIGGTGVLIVGQSGVGKSEAVLELIQRGHVFISDDSVLIGDGGNIFVGRSPMITEHMLEVRGIGMINVKHIYGVKSVAKSSVIDLVVELVKTDKQYEFDRLGLDFLKYPIFGRYIHKIQIPIKEGGSVASLIETAVGFYLSKRDGLNVIKEIEKRRLTENE; encoded by the coding sequence ATGAACAAGAAAAAGAAAGTAAGTGTTGCTGAGCTTATTAAATTTTTTGGCTGAAATTTATTGAATAGTTCTGATTCACAAGTTAATTATAATTATATATACCAACCCGCTATTAAGCGTGTTGGTCTTGAATTAGCTGAATTTTTAGCTTATGATAGAATTAAAAACAATGTGATATCTTGAGGAACTAGTGAATCACTTTGATTTCAAAAAATTGGTAAAAGTGCAGCAATTAGAGCAATTGAACATGTTTTTAAACTACAACCCCCTTTAGTTATTTTATCAAGAGGAGTTGCTAAACCTGCTTTAAATTGAATTATAGCTTGTGCTGATAAATATGGAGTACCACTATGCCAAGCTAAAATGAGCTCTTCACTTTTAACAACTAATGTTGGCTCATATTTAAATAACCATTTTTTAGATGAAACACAAGTTCATGCTTGTTTAGTTCTAATTGGTGGAACAGGTGTTTTAATAGTTGGTCAAAGCGGAGTTGGAAAATCAGAGGCAGTTTTAGAATTAATCCAAAGAGGTCATGTCTTTATTAGTGATGATTCAGTTTTAATTGGTGATGGTGGTAATATATTTGTTGGCCGCTCTCCTATGATAACTGAACATATGCTAGAAGTACGTGGAATTGGAATGATTAATGTTAAACATATATATGGAGTAAAATCAGTAGCTAAATCATCAGTAATTGATTTAGTTGTTGAATTAGTCAAAACAGATAAACAATATGAATTTGATCGCTTAGGTTTAGACTTCTTGAAATACCCAATTTTTGGGAGATATATACACAAAATCCAAATCCCAATTAAAGAAGGAGGTTCAGTTGCTTCTTTAATTGAAACAGCCGTAGGATTTTATTTATCAAAACGAGATGGTTTAAATGTTATAAAAGAAATTGAAAAACGGAGGTTAACAGAAAATGAATAA
- the uvrA gene encoding excinuclease ABC subunit UvrA has translation MSQKNNKIIVTGAKENNLKNISLEIPKNKLVVFTGLSGSGKSSLAFNTIYEEGKRRYVDSLSSYSRTFLGGTKKPNVEKIEGLNPSISIEQKTVHNNPRSTVGTVTEIYDYFRLLYARIGKAFCPTHNLEITSQTTKDILNSIYKFPEGTKLIIYAPLVENEKGTHVNLLEKLKNEGYLRVKVNGEILSLKDKIILDKNYKHTIYLVIHRVSVKEDNYNQISEAINIATEKSGGLVKIENVDTKELLTFSKLHACIYKDFSIPKIDTRLFSFNAPFGMCENCKGLGFETKASFDALVPETWKTIENGAFKYFENMINTPNLEWQEFKALLHHYEIPLSVPVDEIPQGKLKYLLYGSDVEIEYTLISASNTKSRKKQHIEGILTKIERLYFQTSSEMRRDYLKKYMSSFTCHVCQGARLNKAALSIKIDNKNIYEMTKLSISDALLTFEKLIENLDDYTKTVSNIITTEIINRLTFLNNVGLDYLTLHRSAETLSGGEAQRIRLATQIGANLSGVLYVLDEPSIGLHQRDNLKLIETMKQMVDLGNTLIVVEHDEDTIYAADHIVDIGPGAGENGGQVIAQGSLEDIVKAPDSITGKYLSGEWEIKIPASRRSGNGKTITIKGAKENNLKNIDVTIPLGKLVGVTGVSGSGKSTLINDILVNGYQQMQGIAEGLHHKKADFKNIDGLINVDKLVQVNQSPIGRTPRSNPATYTGVFDDIRDIFANVEESRIRGYTKSRFSFNTPGGRCEKCSGDGFLIIEMHFLPNVYIPCDQCDSKRYDRETLEIKYQDKNISDVLQMSVDEAIIFFDSKVKIIEKLLFLQNVGLGYIKLGQMSTTLSGGEAQRVKLATYLQRKPTGKSIYVLDEPTTGLHTHDIKKLIEILNRIVDNGDTVIVIEHNLDVIKSCDHLIDLGPGGGIHGGKIVASGTPEQVAKNSNSFTGQFLEKILFKK, from the coding sequence ATGAGCCAAAAGAATAATAAAATCATAGTTACTGGGGCTAAAGAAAATAACTTAAAAAATATTTCTTTAGAAATTCCTAAAAATAAATTAGTAGTTTTTACCGGTCTTAGCGGTAGTGGAAAAAGTTCATTAGCTTTTAACACAATTTACGAAGAAGGAAAAAGACGTTACGTTGACTCGCTTAGTTCGTATTCAAGAACTTTTTTAGGAGGAACAAAAAAACCTAATGTTGAAAAAATTGAAGGTTTAAATCCTTCAATTTCAATTGAACAAAAAACTGTACATAATAATCCTAGGTCTACTGTTGGAACAGTTACTGAAATTTATGATTATTTTAGATTATTATATGCGAGAATTGGTAAAGCATTTTGCCCTACTCATAATTTAGAAATTACCTCACAAACAACCAAAGATATTTTAAATTCAATTTATAAATTTCCCGAAGGTACAAAATTAATTATTTATGCACCATTAGTAGAAAATGAAAAAGGAACACATGTTAATTTACTTGAAAAACTTAAAAATGAAGGATATTTAAGAGTAAAAGTAAATGGTGAAATTTTAAGTTTAAAAGATAAAATTATTTTAGATAAAAATTATAAACATACAATTTATTTAGTGATCCATAGAGTTAGTGTTAAAGAAGATAACTATAATCAAATCTCCGAAGCTATTAACATAGCTACTGAAAAAAGTGGTGGGTTAGTTAAAATTGAAAATGTTGATACTAAAGAACTTCTAACTTTTTCAAAACTGCATGCTTGCATCTATAAAGATTTTTCAATTCCTAAAATTGATACAAGACTTTTTTCATTCAATGCTCCTTTTGGGATGTGTGAGAATTGTAAAGGTTTAGGATTTGAAACTAAAGCGTCATTTGATGCTTTAGTTCCTGAAACTTGAAAAACAATTGAAAATGGAGCATTTAAATATTTTGAAAATATGATTAATACCCCAAATTTAGAATGACAAGAATTTAAAGCCTTATTACATCATTATGAGATTCCTCTTAGTGTTCCTGTTGATGAAATTCCGCAAGGTAAATTAAAATATTTATTATATGGATCAGATGTAGAAATCGAATACACTTTAATTTCTGCTTCAAATACTAAATCGCGTAAAAAACAACACATTGAAGGTATCTTAACTAAGATTGAAAGATTATATTTTCAAACTTCTTCTGAGATGCGCCGGGATTACTTGAAGAAATATATGAGTTCATTTACTTGTCACGTTTGCCAAGGAGCAAGGTTAAACAAAGCAGCTTTAAGTATTAAAATTGATAATAAAAACATTTACGAAATGACTAAATTATCAATTTCTGATGCACTTTTAACTTTTGAAAAATTAATTGAAAATCTTGATGATTATACTAAAACTGTTTCAAATATTATTACCACTGAAATAATTAATCGTTTAACTTTTTTAAACAACGTTGGTTTAGACTATTTAACCTTACACCGAAGCGCGGAAACTTTATCAGGTGGTGAAGCTCAAAGAATTCGTTTAGCTACGCAAATTGGTGCTAATTTAAGTGGAGTTTTATATGTGCTTGATGAACCTTCAATTGGTCTTCATCAAAGGGACAATTTAAAATTAATTGAAACAATGAAGCAAATGGTTGATTTAGGTAATACTTTAATAGTTGTTGAACATGATGAAGATACAATTTATGCTGCTGATCATATAGTTGATATTGGTCCTGGAGCTGGCGAAAATGGTGGTCAAGTTATTGCCCAAGGATCTTTAGAAGACATTGTTAAAGCACCAGACTCAATTACAGGTAAATATTTATCTGGCGAATGGGAAATAAAAATTCCTGCTTCTAGACGTTCAGGTAATGGTAAAACTATTACAATTAAAGGGGCTAAAGAAAATAATTTAAAAAATATTGATGTTACTATTCCATTAGGAAAACTAGTGGGAGTAACTGGAGTTTCAGGAAGCGGTAAAAGTACTTTAATTAACGATATTTTAGTTAATGGGTATCAACAAATGCAAGGAATTGCCGAAGGATTGCACCATAAAAAAGCAGATTTTAAAAACATTGATGGATTAATTAATGTTGATAAACTTGTACAAGTAAATCAAAGTCCAATTGGAAGAACTCCAAGAAGTAACCCAGCAACATATACTGGTGTTTTTGATGATATTAGAGATATTTTTGCTAATGTTGAAGAATCAAGAATTAGAGGTTATACTAAAAGTAGGTTTAGTTTTAATACACCAGGAGGAAGGTGTGAGAAATGTTCTGGGGATGGGTTTTTGATTATAGAGATGCATTTTTTACCTAATGTTTATATACCTTGTGATCAATGTGATAGTAAAAGATATGACAGGGAAACTTTAGAAATTAAATACCAAGATAAAAATATTAGTGATGTTTTACAAATGAGCGTGGATGAAGCAATAATATTTTTTGATTCAAAAGTAAAAATAATTGAAAAACTACTTTTTTTACAAAATGTTGGTTTAGGGTATATAAAACTCGGACAAATGTCTACTACCTTATCTGGTGGCGAAGCTCAAAGAGTAAAATTAGCAACATATTTACAACGTAAACCAACAGGTAAAAGTATTTATGTTTTAGATGAACCAACAACAGGTTTACACACACATGATATAAAGAAATTAATTGAAATACTCAATAGAATTGTAGATAATGGTGATACTGTAATAGTTATTGAACATAATTTAGATGTCATAAAATCATGCGATCATTTGATAGATTTAGGACCAGGCGGAGGGATTCATGGTGGAAAAATAGTTGCTTCTGGAACCCCTGAGCAAGTTGCTAAAAATAGCAATAGTTTCACCGGACAATTTTTAGAAAAAATACTTTTTAAAAAGTAA